One genomic region from Nymphaea colorata isolate Beijing-Zhang1983 chromosome 10, ASM883128v2, whole genome shotgun sequence encodes:
- the LOC116262509 gene encoding serine/threonine-protein kinase AtPK2/AtPK19-like: MVASQLTGFPSIAMCKTFQSKLALSVNPPSGHSDLEFDFDELFGPLPVQAASPLATNESQELVFEGPAVILSRSHSLTGPSARVSQSLPFSKLTLVETESTLELVDCGVPEPLEENGAPLDDLGVDSPQSLENQGIGLEDFEIMKVVGQGAFAKVFQVRKKGTSEIYAMKVMRKDKILEKNHADYMKAERDILTKIEHPFIVQLRYSFQTKYRLYLVLDFINGGHLFFQLYHQGLFREDVARIYAAEIVSAVSHLHANGIMHRDLKPENILLDADGHVMLTDFGLAKQFEENTRSNSLCGTVEYMSPEIILGKGHDKASDWWSVGILIFEMLTGKPPFVGGNRGKIQQKIIKDKIKLPAFLSSEAHCFLKGLLQKDASRRLGSGPEGSEEIKRHKWFKSINWRKLEARETEPGFRPNVGGKECVANFDERWTSMPLLDSPAASPRPGESNFIGFTYVRPNFLSAKPRPMM, encoded by the exons ATGGTTGCGTCTCAGTTAACTGGTTTTCCATCCATTGCCATGTGCAAGACCTTTCAGTCTAAACTGGCATTGTCTGTTAATCCTCCTAGTGGTCACTCAGATTTGGAGTTTGACTTTGATGAGTTATTTGGGCCACTGCCTGTTCAGGCTGCAAGTCCTCTTGCTACGAATGAATCACAGGAACTGGTGTTTGAAGGTCCAGCTGTTATTCTCAGCCGGTCTCATTCGCTCACTGGGCCTTCCGCTCGTGTTAGTCAATCCTTGCCATTTAGCAAGCTTACACTAGTTGAGACAGAGAGCACACTGGAACTTGTGGATTGTGGTGTTCCAGAGCCATTGGAAGAAAATGGGGCACCTCTAGATGATTTAGGTGTGGATAGCCCTCAATCTTTGGAAAACCAGGGCATTGGACTCGAAGATTTTGAGATAATGAAGGTGGTAGGGCAAGGAGCATTTGCAAAGGTTTTTCAAGTAAGGAAGAAAGGCACTTCAGAAATATATGCAATGAAGGTCATGCGTAAAGACAAGATACTCGAGAAAAATCATGCGGATTACATGAAAGCTGAGAGGGACATTTTGACTAAGATTGAGCACCCATTCATTGTCCAGCTTCGTTACTCATTTCAG ACTAAGTACAGACTTTATCTTGTGCTGGACTTTATTAATGGCGGTCATCTATTCTTTCAGCTCTATCATCAGGGACTTTTCAG GGAGGATGTTGCGCGCATCTATGCAGCTGAGATAGTTTCTGCTGTATCTCACCTCCATGCAAATGGCATTATGCATAGGGATCTGAAACCAGAGAACATCCTTCTAGATGCCGATGGCCAT GTCATGTTGACAGATTTTGGACTGGCCAAGCAGTTTGAGGAGAATACTAGATCAAACTCTCTTTGTGGTACTGTGGAGTATATGTCACCAGAAATTATCCTTGGAAAAGGGCATGACAAAGCATCAGATTGGTGGAGTGTCGGAAtcctaatatttgaaatgttgaCAGGAAAG CCACCATTTGTTGGAGGGAACCGTGGTAAGATTCAGCAAAAAATAATCAAGGATAAGATCAAACTGCCTGCATTTCTGTCAAGTGAAGCTCATTGTTTCCTCAAGGGG CTTTTACAAAAGGATGCAAGCAGGCGCCTTGGTAGTGGGCCAGAAGGCAGTGAAGAGATCAAGCGCCATAAATGGTTCAAGTCTATCAACTGGCGAAAGCTTGAAGCTAGAGAAACTGAGCCTGGTTTCCGTCCAAATGTTGGTGGTAAAGAGTGTGTTGCCAACTTTGATGAACGGTGGACGAGCATGCCCCTGCTGGACTCGCCAGCAGCAAGCCCAAGACCTGGCGAGAGCAATTTTATTGGCTTTACATATGTGAGGCCTAATTTCTTGTCTGCTAAGCCTCGCCCCATGATGTAG
- the LOC116261883 gene encoding methylesterase 17-like, with protein MVDVGDEQKHQEEEDVGRRGKHHFVLVHGVGHGAWCWYKVRTLLQAAGHSVTCVDLSSAGIDPSDANALSSFDAYDQPLITHLLSNLPADQKVVLVGHSAGGLSLTHAIHALGSAKVTLAVFVCATMLRSGFWTPQDTQDGAPDLDQEVVELVFGEGPENAPTSVRFKPEFQRQLFYNESPEEDAVLASMLLKPVPVRALQSARFDNGEGVDVDAVSRVYVKTTKDRVLTPEQQENMIKRWPPCEVMTLETDHSPFFSAPNHLVSLLLKAASSDYCH; from the exons ATGGTGGATGTAGGTGATGAGCAGAAGCatcaggaggaggaggacgtcGGCCGGCGGGGGAAGCATCACTTCGTGTTGGTGCACGGGGTGGGGCATGGGGCCTGGTGCTGGTACAAGGTGAGGACCCTCCTCCAGGCGGCCGGCCACTCCGTCACTTGCGTCGACCTCTCTTCCGCCGGCATCGACCCTTCAGACGCCAACGCCCTCTCCTCCTTCGACGCCTACGACCAGCCCCTCATTACCCACCTCCTCTCCAACCTCCCCGCCGACCAAAAG GTGGTGCTGGTCGGCCACAGCGCCGGAGGGCTCAGCCTCACCCACGCCATCCACGCACTGGGCTCAGCCAAGGTCACCCTCGCCGTGTTCGTGTGCGCCACCATGCTCAGATCCGGGTTCTGGACCCCACAGGACACTCAAGAC GGTGCGCCGGATCTGGATCAAGAAGTAGTAGAGCTGGTGTTTGGTGAAGGTCCAGAAAATGCTCCCACAAGCGTCCGCTTTAAACCCGAATTCCAAAGGCAACTCTTCTACAATGAAAGCCCAGAAGAG GATGCAGTCCTGGCCTCTATGCTTCTAAagccggtgccggtgcgggcACTCCAGTCTGCAAGGTTTGACAATGGCGAGGGCGTCGACGTGGATGCAGTCAGCCGAGTCTATGTGAAGACGACGAAGGACAGAGTTTTGACGCCGGAGCAGCAAGAAAACATGATCAAGAGATGGCCGCCATGCGAAGTCATGACTCTGGAGACCGACCATAGCCCTTTCTTCTCTGCACCCAATCATTTGGTTAGCTTGCTACTCAAAGCCGCTAGCTCCGACTACTGTCACTAA